One window of Quercus robur chromosome 5, dhQueRobu3.1, whole genome shotgun sequence genomic DNA carries:
- the LOC126727836 gene encoding uncharacterized protein LOC126727836, which produces LPISIQSILPHQPQNINEVSLGRVVEFLAANNFIKALEVAKSLVSGHPDSALANALTALTLMKFSLRDSDVVRRREYIASALDFSKTALALSPKSIAFGFLNAKIHLANAHDDAAIQECESAMSIEDPRDPWLDYLGIINEGYDPRESSKESRIERVRAELRKLLVKAKRYKFKRLVEDHSLAEISKEFQALQDRKEEIQTRFDRERQSFEKMETPSPATSARQLKKVLSNVDMITRARDYWNNVMSLEAKKDFLSVRIEKFFHKNKSMGVKAKVVLAEAVEYAKETKSWKFSTCCCCGQRFSDEELNLEHMKSAHLGTSSEELQSVVPKTVPISEIEIGDWRPVNVVAAAKLIEDLSRNDSGNKGQDEGKSQDLKLENLPHCNDINRGMLIKSIWVLLQLFIEIECFAPSHFYMLLDLILEMLKNQIPEMLLNQRWMKTTLVSVWFLDEPELESVQEFLIEELGISCGLQGLYTSCHRDKARRGLTIPHESIVFRDDDLSHLIPLLDETSELASRSVDDIKNVGQEYRDNIVQWLFTGGEPIGEKLKEWEKYREASKSLGMELFKIIESEFHRLQNMCERKCKYLRHEKLWLDMEGICMEEDKRRKEISGNQQSYRSLLLKRQKDIEKEKIIDEMGSMELDIIGSILKKVQADNDIKMLFQMHIDQMGGKCFKSDATILATNAAMQQTWNKLKMVTSYDYRRIVVPLLKTFMRAQLEDMVDKYATEKSNAEIEVLLSELDLNAKNNTGRGGVDARQGQGKSKNKKKKKDHRKAKEFKATGGSEDQQGNVEQTSVPAAHGKDHPVNPKVVGPVTTDELEQEERELTSKAEEECRVEEHRRMLAKHLEYQRQIENEAKQKRLAEIDKA; this is translated from the exons CGGTCGCGTTGTCGAATTTCTTGCTGCTAATAACTTCATCAAGGCACTGGAAGTCGCCAAGTCCCTAGTTTCCGGCCACCCGGACTCCGCCCTCGCCAACGCCCTCACCGCTCTCACCCTTATGAAATTCTCACTCAGAGACTCTGACGTCGTCCGAAGACGCGAATACATTGCCTCCGCCCTTGACTTCAGCAAAACAGCCCTCGCGCTTTCCCCAAAATCCATTGCTTTCGGTTTCTTGAACGCCAAAATCCACTTAGCCAATGCCCATGACGACGCTGCCATCCAAGAATGTGAGTCTGCTATGTCCATTGAGGATCCTCGGGACCCCTGGCTAGATTACTTGGGCATCATCAACGAGGGATATGATCCCCGAGAGTCCAGCAAAGAGTCGCGaattgagagagtgagagcgGAGCTCAGAAAGCTGTTAGTGAAAGCTAAGAGGTACAAGTTCAAGAGGCTCGTTGAGGACCATTCACTGGCAGAGATAAGTAAGGAATTTCAAGCTTTGCAAGATAGAAAGGAAGAGATACAAACAAGATTTGATAGGGAGAGGCAGAGTTTTGAAAAGATGGAAACGCCATCACCGGCTACTTCAGCAAGACAACTCAAGAAAGTCTTGTCCAATGTCGACATGATAACACGTGCCAGGGATTATTGGAACAATGTGATGAGCTTGGAGGCAAAGAAGGATTTTCTGAGTGTCAGGATTGAAAAATTCTTCCATAAGAATAAATCGATGGGGGTGAAGGCAAAAGTGGTGTTGGCAGAGGCTGTGGAGTACGCGAAGGAGACGAAGAGTTGGAAGTTTTCAACGTGTTGTTGTTGTGGCCAGAGGTTTTCAGATGAAGAATTGAATTTGGAGCATATGAAAAGTGCCCACTTAGGGACTTCGTCAGAGGAGTTACAGTCTGTTGTGCCGAAAACTGTACCAATTTCAGAAATTGAAATCGGTGATTGGAGGCCAGTGAACGTGGTTGCCGCTGCAAAATTGATTGAAGATTTGTCAAGAAACGACTCTGGAAATAAAGGCCAAGATGAAGGCAAGTCACAAGATTTGAAGTTGGAGAACTTGCCTCATTGCAATGATATCAACCGCGGCATGTTAATCAAGAGCATTTGGGTTCTTTTGCAATTGTTTATAGAGATTGAGTGTTTTGCTCCGAGTCATTTCTATATGCTGCTGGACTTGATATTGGAAATGCTGAAGAACCAAATCCCAGAAATGCTGCTTAATCAGCGTTGGATGAAGACAACGCTGGTCTCAGTTTGGTTTCTTGATGAACCGGAGCTTGAAAGTGTCCAAGAATTCTTGATAGAAGAACTCGGGATTTCTTGTGGATTACAAGGTCTCTACACCAGTTGCCATAGGGACAAAGCTAGACGTGGTCTTACTATTCCTCATGAGAGTATCGTCTTCAGAGACGATGACTTGTCTCATCTAATTCCGCTGCTTGATGAAACCAGTGAACTAGCTTCTAGAAGTGTTGATGATATCAAGAATGTTGGACAGGAATATAGAGATAATATTGTTCAGTGGTTATTCACTGGTGGTGAGCCTATTGGGGAGAAATTGAAGGAGTGGGAAAAATATAGAGAAGCTAGCAAAAGTCTAGGAATGGAACTTTTCAAGATCATTGAGTCTGAATTTCACCGGCTGCAGAATATGTGTGAGAGGAAATGCAAGTATTTGAGACACGAGAAGCTATGGCTGGATATGGAGGGAATATGTATGGAAGAagataagagaagaaaagagatttcTGGCAACCAACAGAGTTACAGGTCACTCTTGTTAAAGCGGCAAAAAGATATTGAGAAGGAGAAAATAATTGATGAGATGGGTAGCATGGAGTTGGATATCATAGGGAGTATTTTGAAAAAAGTACAAGCTGACAATGACATAAAAATGTTATTCCAGATGCACATTGATCAGATGGGTGGGAAG TGTTTCAAATCCGATGCTACAATCCTGGCTACTAATGCTGCCATGCAGCAGACATGGAATAAACTTAAGATGGTAACTTCTTATGACTATAGACGGATTGTGGTGCCATTGTTAAAGACATTCATGCGG GCACAActagaagatatggttgacaaatATGCTACAGAAAAGTCTAATGCTGAAATAGAAGTGTTGTTATCAGAGCTTGATCTTAATGCCAAGAACAACACTGGAAGAGGAGGAGTTGATGCAAGACAAGGACAGGGGAAatcaaagaataaaaagaagaaaaaggatcaCAGAAAGGCTAAGGAATTTAAG GCAACTGGTGGTAGTGAAGATCAACAGGGAAATGTGGAACAAAC TTCGGTTCCAGCTGCACATGGCAAAGATCATCCTGTTAATCCTAAGGTTGTTGGTCCTGTAACCACTGATGAATTAGAGCAAGAGGAAAGGGAACTTACAAGTAAGGCTGAGGAAGAGTGTAGGGTTGAGGAGCATCGAAGAATGCTTGCAAAGCATTTGGAGTACCAAAGGCAGATTGAGAATGAGGCCAAACAAAAACGCCTTGCTGAGATAGATAAGGCTTAA
- the LOC126727837 gene encoding uncharacterized protein LOC126727837: MTGKKKRSSAPLSPPSSSEPEPISSSSSSSSPLSNECNRVFGILHYGTYSEALEAAKSLVSSHPDSALANALIALVHKDIAISISDTSSVIRHEHIVSALYFSNAALVLSPDSISFPMLRAVVLLTNEQYDSAIQECESALSIENPLDPMQDNLGIVQYTPLDSTLESRVGKVRTKLRELIAKAKKFKFKKLVEDNSLAFRALQAIKVEINTRLENVWQSLVELPSPSTSRKLLKKVLLNVDAIARARAYWNNEMSLEAKKELLSVSVDVDFDMNKSMGVKAKEVLAEAVEYAKETKNWKFSTCCCCGERFFDEELNMEHIKIDHLGTLSEELQSVVPRILLKSEIEICDWKPVDVDAAVKLIEDLSRNESGDQGQDKGKSQDLTLENWPYCNDTNREEMIKRIWTILQVLIGVKCFAPSHLYMLLDLILEMLKNRIPETLLKQHWMNRTLVSVLFLDEPELKSVREFIEEELEISCGLGDVYSSFTMDNAMDDLTISHERIIFSNDLSHLILLLDETSAKASRSVDESRNACQEYRDDIVQWLYMASEPIGEKLEEWANYRKASKNLGMDLFKIIESEFRRLQKICERKYKYLREEKLWLDMEGICLEEDKRREEISGNPQSYKSLLLKRQKEIQMEECNDETGSMELDIIGSILKKAQADNDINMLIQMHIDQLFGKCFKSDALILGANASIQLTWKKLKMAQLEEMVDEDATKKSNAALEDLLSGLNLDAKKNTEKGGDDARHGQGKSKNKKKKKDHRKAKEFKATGGSEDQQENVEQNLVPAAHGTDHPLNSEVVGSVTTDELEQEERELTCTAEEESRIEEHQRMLARHLEYQRQIENEAKQKRLAEIDEA, translated from the exons atgaCCGGCAAGAAGAAACGCTCCTCTGCCCCGCTCTCCCCACCCTCTTCCTCCGAACCCGAACCCATCtcgtcctcttcctcttcctcttctccaCTGTCCAATGAATGCAATCGAGTTTTCGGAATTCTTCATTATGGGACCTACAGCGAGGCACTGGAAGCCGCCAAGTCCCTAGTCTCCAGCCACCCTGACTCCGCCCTTGCCAACGCCCTCATCGCCCTCGTCCATAAGGATATCGCGATATCGATCAGCGACACATCCAGTGTCATAAGACACGAACACATTGTCTCCGCCCTCTACTTCAGCAATGCAGCCCTGGTGCTTTCCCCGGATTCCATCTCTTTCCCAATGTTGCGTGCTGTGGTGCTGTTAACCAATGAGCAATACGATTCCGCCATCCAAGAATGCGAGTCGGCTTTGTCCATCGAGAATCCATTGGACCCCATGCAAGATAACTTGGGCATCGTCCAATACACTCCCCTAGATTCAACCCTGGAGTCTCGAGTTGGGAAAGTGAGAACGAAACTCAGGGAGCTAATAGCGAAAGCCAAGAAGTTCAAGTTCAAGAAGCTCGTGGAGGACAATTCACTTGCATTTCGAGCTTTACAAGCGATAAAGGTAGAGATAAACACAAGACTTGAAAATGTGTGGCAGAGTTTAGTGGAACTGCCATCACCGTCTACTTCAAGAAAACTACTCAAGAAAGTCTTGTTGAATGTGGACGCTATAGCACGAGCCAGGGCTTATTGGAACAACGAGATGAGCTTGGAGGCGAAGAAGGAATTGTTGAGTGTCAGTGTCGATGTGGATTTCGATATGAATAAATCGATGGGGGTGAAGGCAAAAGAGGTGTTGGCAGAGGCTGTGGAGTATGCGAAGGAGACGAAGAATTGGAAGTTTTCGACGTGTTGTTGTTGTGGCGAGAGGTTTTTTGATGAAGAATTGAATATGGAGCATATAAAGATTGACCATTTAGGGACTTTGTCCGAGGAGTTACAGTCTGTTGTGCCAAGAATTTTACTGAAGTCAGAAATTGAAATCTGCGATTGGAAGCCAGTGGACGTGGACGCTGCTGTGAAATTGATCGAAGATTTGTCAAGAAATGAGTCTGGAGATCAAGGCCAAGATAAGGGCAAGTCACAAGATTTGACGTTGGAGAACTGGCCTTATTGCAACGATACCAACCGCGAGGAGATGATCAAAAGAATTTGGACGATTTTACAAGTGTTAATAGGGGTCAAATGTTTTGCTCCGAGTCATCTCTATATGCTGCTGGACTTAATATTGGAAATGCTGAAGAATCGAATCCCCGAAACACTGCTTAAGCAGCATTGGATGAATAGGACGCTGGTCTCAGTGTTGTTTCTCGATGAACCAGAGCTTAAAAGCGTCCGTGAATTCATCGAGGAAGAGCTTGAGATTTCTTGTGGATTAGGTGATGTCTACTCTAGTTTCACGATGGACAATGCTATGGATGATCTTACTATTAGTCATGAGAGGATAATTTTTAGCAATGACTTGTCTCATCTAATTCTGCTGCTTGATGAAACAAGTGCAAAAGCTTCTAGAAGTGTTGATGAAAGCAGGAATGCTTGTCAGGAATATAGAGATGATATTGTTCAGTGGTTATATATGGCTAGTGAGCCTATTGGGGAGAAATTGGAGGAGTGGGCAAATTATAGAAAAGCTAGCAAAAATCTAGGAATGGATCTTTTCAAGATCATTGAGTCTGAATTTCGCCGGCTACAGAAAATTTGTGAGAGGAAATACAAGTATTTGAGAGAGGAGAAGCTGTGGCTGGATATGGAGGGAATATGTTTGGAAGAAgataagagaagagaagagatttCCGGCAATCCACAGAGTTACAAGTCACTCTTGCTAAAGCGGCAAAAAGAGATTCAGATGGAGGAATGTAATGATGAGACGGGTAGCATGGAGTTGGATATCATAGGGAGTATTTTGAAAAAAGCACAAGCTGACAATGACATAAATATGTTAATCCAGATGCACATTGATCAATTGTTTGGAAAG TGTTTCAAATCCGATGCTTTAATCCTGGGTGCTAATGCTTCCATTCAGCTGACATGGAAGAAACTTAAGATG GCACAATTAGAAGAAATGGTTGACGAAGATGCTACAAAGAAGTCTAATGCTGCACTAGAAGATTTGTTATCTGGGCTTAATCTTGATGCCAAGAAGAACACTGAAAAAGGAGGTGATGATGCAAGGCATGGACAGGGGAAatcaaagaataaaaagaagaaaaaggatcaCAGAAAGGCTAAGGAATTTAAG GCAACCGGTGGTAGTGAGGATCAACAGGAAAATGTGGAGCAAAA TTTGGTTCCAGCTGCACATGGCACAGATCATCCTCTTAATTCTGAGGTTGTTGGTTCAGTAACCACTGATGAATTAGAGCAAGAGGAAAGGGAACTTACATGTACGGCTGAGGAAGAGAGTAGGATTGAGGAGCATCAAAGAATGCTTGCAAGGCATTTGGAGTACCAAAGGCAGATTGAGAATGAGGCCAAACAAAAGCGCCTTGCTGAGATTGATGAGGCTTAA